A window of Aeromicrobium sp. A1-2 contains these coding sequences:
- the thrC gene encoding threonine synthase encodes MAHLWRGVIEEYREWLPVTPETPVITLGEGGTPLVHSAWLSGIVGGDVWLKVEGDNPTGSFKDRGMTAAISVALGEGAKAVVCASTGNTSASMTAYAARAGLTPIVLVPHGKIAAGKMAQAVMHGATVIQVNGGFDQCLQVARDLADQYPVALVNSVNPVRLQGQKTAAFEIVDALGKAPDLHVLPVGNAGNISAYWLGYQEYAAAGLAQSTPSMWGFQAAGSAPLVLGHPIEHPETLATAIRVGNPASWQLAVSARDDSNGRIEAVTDEEILSAQRELASRDGVFVEPASAAGVAGLLKSAGAVQRGSTIAITVTGHGLKDTETALSGVDSIVDSAIEADVHAAAEVAGLA; translated from the coding sequence CACTCCGCTGGTCCACTCGGCGTGGCTGTCGGGCATCGTGGGAGGCGATGTGTGGCTCAAGGTCGAGGGGGACAACCCCACAGGCTCGTTCAAGGACCGCGGCATGACTGCCGCGATCTCGGTGGCGCTCGGTGAGGGCGCCAAGGCTGTCGTCTGCGCGTCCACCGGCAATACCTCCGCCTCCATGACGGCCTACGCCGCCCGTGCGGGTCTGACCCCGATCGTGCTGGTGCCGCACGGCAAGATTGCCGCCGGCAAGATGGCGCAGGCTGTGATGCACGGCGCGACCGTGATCCAGGTCAATGGTGGTTTCGACCAGTGCCTGCAGGTTGCCCGCGACCTGGCCGATCAGTACCCCGTCGCGCTGGTCAACTCGGTCAACCCGGTGCGTCTGCAAGGTCAGAAGACTGCCGCGTTCGAGATCGTCGACGCGCTGGGCAAGGCACCCGATCTGCACGTCCTCCCGGTCGGCAATGCCGGCAACATCTCGGCGTACTGGCTGGGCTATCAGGAGTACGCGGCAGCAGGTCTGGCGCAGAGCACACCGTCGATGTGGGGCTTCCAGGCCGCGGGGTCGGCACCGCTCGTGCTGGGTCACCCGATCGAGCATCCCGAGACCCTCGCAACCGCGATCCGGGTCGGCAACCCTGCCTCCTGGCAGCTCGCCGTCTCCGCGCGTGATGACTCGAACGGCCGCATCGAGGCGGTCACGGACGAGGAGATCCTGAGCGCCCAGCGCGAGCTGGCGTCTCGCGACGGCGTGTTCGTCGAGCCTGCCTCCGCAGCCGGTGTGGCGGGGCTGCTCAAGTCCGCCGGTGCCGTCCAGCGTGGCTCGACGATCGCCATCACCGTCACCGGACATGGGCTCAAGGACACCGAGACGGCGCTCTCGGGTGTCGACTCGATCGTCGACTCGGCGATCGAGGCCGATGTGCACGCGGCGGCCGAGGTCGCCGGACTCGCGTGA